The segment TCTGGCCAACTGGATTTTGCGGACGGTGGGCATTCAAATGGCGGGTGAACATGAGGCCGCCCATACCGAGGAAGAAATCCGCATTTTGATGGAAGAGAGCCATCAGCAGGGGTATATTGATCAAACGGAACTCACCTATGTTGATAATATTTTTGATTTTGCCGAGCGGCATGTCAACGAAGTCATGATTCCGCGGACCGATATGATCTGCCTTTATGTCGAGGATTCCTTTGCCGCCACACTGGAAAAGGCTTTAGAAGAGCAGCTTACCCGCTATCCGGTATGTGACCCGGATAAAGACCGCATTATCGGCTTTGTGCACATCAAGGATTTATTGGCGGCGCTGGCGAAAGGCCAGACTCCCGCCCTGCGGGAGATCGTACGGGATGTCATGGCTGTACCGGAGACGATGCCGATCAGCAATTTGCTGAAGCTGATGCAAAAAGACCGGGCGCAAATTGCGATTGTCATTGATGAATACGGCGGTACGGCCGGCCTGGTGACGGTCGAGGATCTTCTGGAAGAAATCGTCGGCGAGATTCAGGATGAGTTTGACGAAGAGCGGCCGACTGTCGAGCTTCGCGAGGATGATGCCCACTCGGTAGACGGGCGCTTGCTCCTAGAGGATGTCAACGAACTGTTCGGCCTGGATTTGGAGGCCGAGAACGTCGATACGTTTGGCGGCTGGATGGCGTCCCGGGTGGAGATGCCGCCCCGGGTCGGCCAGCAGGTGGATTATGACGGCTATGCCTTCGTGATTGAGGAAGCGGACAACCTGAGAGTTGCCCGGGTGCTCGTGCGAAAAATGGCAGGCGAAGCGGCGGGATAGCGGTGGCTGCCATGACGCCATGGGGAGTTTTGTATGGAGAATACAGTTTTTATCCTAAAATTTAAGTTGAGGAGATGAACAATGAGTAGCAATGACAAAGATCTGACCGGAATCACTCTTTTAGGAAATCACGATATTACTTATAACTATTCATATCATCCGGAAATTTTGGAAACGTTCAACAATCGGCATCAGGAAAATGACTATTGGGTGAAATTTAACTGCCCTGAGTTTACAAGTCTTTGCCCGATAACCGGTCAGCCGGATTTTGCAACGATTTATATAAGCTATATTCCAGATGTTAAAATGGTGGAAAGTAAATCACTGAAACTATATCTTTTGAGCTTTCGCAATCATGGCTGTTTTCACGAAGATGTAGTTAATATCATCATGAAGGACCTTATTCATCTAATGAAGCCTCGTTATATCGAAGTCTGGGGGAAATTTTTGCCTCGGGGGGGAATTTCCATTGACCCGTATTGTAATTATGGTCAAGCAGATACAAAGTTTGAAAAGGTGGCTTGGCATAGAATGCAGGAGCATGATTTACACTCCCTGGATAAGATAGACAATCGTTAATCTTGGAATATTACCAGTGGAGCATCTTGCTGAATTTATTCGCTGCCGGTTGCTTTGTCGAGGCGTGCCTTACTGATGTTATAGTCAAACAAGGCGTTGGTATAGTTGGTCTTTGTCTGATTTAAGGCGAGTTCGGCGTCCATCACATCCAGATTGGTGCCCACCCCGGCGC is part of the Acetonema longum DSM 6540 genome and harbors:
- a CDS encoding hemolysin family protein translates to MDTALVLWNIFLVMFLVLLNGFFVAAEFAMVKVRSTRIDTLLQEGNTRAKYAKRLVDNLDAYLSACQLGITLASLGLGWIGEPAIARLIEPPLTSLGLPEAMIHTIAFAVAFSIITALHIVLGELAPKSLAIQKADSVTIWTSVPLIAFYKLMFPAIWVLNSLANWILRTVGIQMAGEHEAAHTEEEIRILMEESHQQGYIDQTELTYVDNIFDFAERHVNEVMIPRTDMICLYVEDSFAATLEKALEEQLTRYPVCDPDKDRIIGFVHIKDLLAALAKGQTPALREIVRDVMAVPETMPISNLLKLMQKDRAQIAIVIDEYGGTAGLVTVEDLLEEIVGEIQDEFDEERPTVELREDDAHSVDGRLLLEDVNELFGLDLEAENVDTFGGWMASRVEMPPRVGQQVDYDGYAFVIEEADNLRVARVLVRKMAGEAAG
- the queF gene encoding preQ(1) synthase; the protein is MSSNDKDLTGITLLGNHDITYNYSYHPEILETFNNRHQENDYWVKFNCPEFTSLCPITGQPDFATIYISYIPDVKMVESKSLKLYLLSFRNHGCFHEDVVNIIMKDLIHLMKPRYIEVWGKFLPRGGISIDPYCNYGQADTKFEKVAWHRMQEHDLHSLDKIDNR